A genome region from Buchnera aphidicola (Chaetogeoica yunlongensis) includes the following:
- the rplI gene encoding 50S ribosomal protein L9 produces MQIILLKKLENLGKIGDIIYVKPGYARNFLIPYGKAILATKDNIKLAEEKKKELKQDLLNKIIEAKFLCKKIKEIKLITIFAKSSLEGKLFGSVSALDISKKLSELSNMDINKRDIYFKNGVLRNIGRHIILFKPHSDVFVDVEVDILPQK; encoded by the coding sequence ATGCAAATAATCCTGCTAAAAAAATTAGAAAATTTAGGTAAAATAGGTGATATTATTTATGTTAAACCTGGATATGCTAGAAATTTTTTAATACCTTATGGTAAAGCAATACTTGCAACAAAAGATAATATTAAATTAGCAGAAGAGAAGAAAAAAGAATTAAAACAAGACTTATTGAATAAAATTATTGAAGCTAAATTTTTATGTAAAAAGATTAAAGAAATTAAATTGATAACTATTTTTGCTAAATCTAGTTTGGAAGGAAAATTATTTGGTTCTGTTAGTGCTTTAGATATTTCAAAAAAATTGTCTGAACTTAGTAACATGGATATTAATAAGAGAGATATTTATTTTAAAAATGGTGTATTAAGAAATATTGGACGACATATAATTTTGTTTAAACCGCATAGTGATGTTTTTGTAGATGTAGAAGTGGATATATTACCTCAAAAATAA
- the rpsR gene encoding 30S ribosomal protein S18, translated as MVRYFRRRKFCRFTVDKVKEIDYKDIFMLKNYITESGKIVPSRITGTSARYQRQLARAIKCARYLSLLPYTDHHK; from the coding sequence ATGGTGCGTTATTTTAGACGTCGTAAGTTTTGTAGATTTACTGTGGATAAGGTAAAAGAAATAGATTATAAGGATATATTTATGTTAAAGAATTATATTACAGAAAGTGGTAAAATTGTTCCTAGTAGAATCACTGGAACAAGTGCAAGATATCAACGTCAGTTAGCTCGTGCTATTAAATGTGCTCGTTATCTTTCTTTATTACCGTATACTGATCATCATAAGTGA
- the rpsF gene encoding 30S ribosomal protein S6 produces MRHYEIVLLINPDYSEKLPSFIDKFKKLVLDYKGKVHRLEDWGRRQLSYSIKKLNKAHYFLMNVEVTTVCIQELSRTFRYSDFIIRNIIINVKSLVKEPSPIIKAKEDKLEKR; encoded by the coding sequence GTGCGTCATTATGAAATAGTACTTCTTATAAATCCAGATTATAGTGAAAAACTTCCTAGTTTTATTGATAAGTTTAAAAAGTTAGTTTTAGATTATAAAGGAAAGGTACATAGATTAGAGGATTGGGGAAGGCGTCAATTATCATATTCTATAAAGAAATTAAATAAAGCTCATTATTTTTTGATGAATGTAGAGGTTACTACAGTATGTATTCAAGAGTTATCTAGAACTTTTAGATATAGTGATTTTATTATTAGGAATATTATTATTAATGTAAAATCTTTAGTAAAAGAACCGTCTCCTATAATTAAAGCTAAAGAAGATAAACTAGAAAAAAGATAG
- a CDS encoding adenylosuccinate synthase, which yields MKKNIVVVGAQWGDEGKGKIVDFLTLNADYVVRYQGGHNAGHTIIVNNEKIILHVIPSGIYHDNVISIISQGVVLEPNLFFREIKLLEDKGWFVRDRILISESCNLIFPYHVKMDIARENKRGYDSSIGTTRCGIGPAYEDKIARRGICLGDLLDQSFFFNKLKENIEYYNYQLINFYHVKGVDFTKILDDVLENSDFILKMMNDISNVLKTARDEGKSVVFEGAQGTLLDIDHGMYPYVTSSSSISSSACSSSGIGFKEFDDVYGVVKAYSTRVGNGPFPTEVFGKLDSYFCKFGCEFGSTTGRKRRTGWLDIVLLRRAIFINSISKICLTKLDVLDNLDEILICTNYVLLRNINTKTDNIPFCQNDWNAIQPKYESFRGWNVSTVGITQFNDLPIFAKKYILRLEELLSVPIYIISTGPDRKHTIIREK from the coding sequence ATGAAAAAAAATATTGTTGTTGTAGGTGCTCAATGGGGCGATGAAGGAAAAGGTAAAATAGTTGATTTTTTAACTTTAAATGCAGATTATGTTGTTCGTTATCAGGGAGGTCATAATGCAGGGCATACTATAATTGTTAATAATGAAAAAATTATTTTACATGTAATACCGTCTGGTATATATCATGATAATGTGATTTCAATAATATCTCAAGGTGTTGTTTTAGAACCTAATTTATTTTTTCGTGAGATAAAACTATTAGAAGATAAAGGTTGGTTTGTACGTGATCGTATTTTAATATCTGAATCATGCAATTTAATATTTCCATATCATGTTAAAATGGATATTGCTAGAGAAAATAAGAGAGGGTATGATTCTTCTATAGGAACAACTAGATGTGGTATCGGTCCAGCGTACGAAGATAAAATTGCTAGAAGAGGAATATGTTTAGGAGATTTATTGGACCAATCATTTTTTTTTAATAAATTAAAAGAAAATATTGAATATTATAATTATCAATTAATTAATTTTTATCATGTTAAGGGAGTAGATTTTACAAAAATTCTAGATGATGTTTTAGAAAATTCAGATTTTATTTTAAAAATGATGAATGATATTTCTAATGTTTTGAAAACAGCTCGAGATGAAGGTAAATCAGTAGTTTTTGAAGGAGCTCAAGGAACATTATTAGATATTGATCATGGAATGTATCCTTATGTTACTTCTTCTAGTAGTATTTCTAGTAGTGCATGTAGTAGTTCTGGTATTGGATTTAAAGAGTTTGATGATGTATATGGAGTAGTTAAAGCATACTCTACTAGAGTTGGTAATGGTCCTTTTCCTACTGAAGTATTTGGAAAATTAGATTCTTATTTTTGTAAATTTGGTTGTGAATTTGGTTCTACTACAGGTCGTAAGCGCAGAACTGGATGGTTAGATATTGTATTATTACGTAGAGCTATTTTTATAAATTCAATTTCTAAAATATGTTTAACTAAATTGGATGTTTTAGATAATTTGGATGAAATATTGATTTGTACAAATTATGTTCTTTTAAGAAATATAAATACTAAAACAGATAATATTCCATTTTGTCAAAATGATTGGAATGCTATTCAACCGAAATATGAGAGTTTTAGGGGATGGAATGTAAGTACAGTAGGAATAACACAATTTAATGATTTACCTATATTTGCAAAGAAATATATTTTGAGATTAGAAGAACTTCTTTCAGTTCCAATTTATATTATTTCTACTGGTCCTGATCGTAAACATACTATTATTAGAGAGAAATGA
- the hflC gene encoding protease modulator HflC, translated as MNKTVSIILIILIFFFYSCFYIIYEGQRGILLRLGQAVRANVTNHNDLLVYKPGLHFKIPFFEKIEMFSSKIQTIEDTENSFFTKNNQCVMVDFFIKWKINDFSRFYLTKSKNNLFCVKNILQEIFNDYLSIRIKQLNLNDTFLNSNNILSGNSKQTFNCFYSNNHGNLSVCNNTIIDSLMHIDFNKIKESKFLQLNRISECGIKIVDFNIVKIKFSNEMFNTIYNKMKIEQETQAKMYRLQGQNRADQLKLESDFLVSKQISEAIRAASIIKGEGEATVVKLFLNIFNVDPEFYNFIFSLNAYEKIFKHNSFMFIDVNNNKFFRYMK; from the coding sequence ATGAATAAAACTGTATCAATAATTTTAATTATATTAATATTTTTTTTCTATTCGTGTTTTTATATTATTTATGAAGGACAACGAGGTATTTTATTAAGATTAGGTCAAGCAGTTCGTGCTAATGTTACTAACCACAATGATTTATTAGTATATAAACCTGGATTGCATTTTAAGATTCCATTTTTTGAAAAAATAGAGATGTTTAGTTCAAAGATTCAAACTATAGAAGATACTGAAAATAGTTTTTTTACGAAAAATAATCAGTGTGTAATGGTGGATTTTTTTATAAAATGGAAGATTAATGATTTTAGTCGTTTTTATTTAACTAAGTCTAAAAATAATTTGTTTTGTGTTAAAAATATTTTACAAGAAATATTTAATGATTATTTAAGTATTAGGATTAAACAGTTAAATTTAAATGATACTTTTTTAAATTCTAATAATATTTTGTCTGGTAATTCGAAGCAAACATTTAATTGTTTTTATAGTAATAACCATGGAAATTTATCTGTATGTAATAATACTATTATAGATTCATTAATGCATATAGATTTTAATAAAATAAAAGAGAGTAAATTCTTACAGCTAAATAGGATTTCTGAATGTGGTATTAAAATCGTTGATTTTAATATTGTAAAGATTAAATTTTCTAACGAGATGTTTAATACTATATATAATAAAATGAAGATAGAACAAGAAACACAGGCAAAAATGTATAGATTACAGGGGCAAAATAGAGCTGATCAGCTTAAGTTAGAATCAGATTTTTTAGTTTCTAAACAAATTTCAGAAGCAATTCGTGCAGCATCTATTATTAAAGGTGAAGGAGAAGCTACGGTAGTTAAATTATTTTTAAATATTTTTAATGTAGATCCTGAATTTTATAATTTTATTTTTAGTCTGAATGCATATGAAAAAATTTTTAAACATAATAGTTTTATGTTCATAGATGTGAATAATAATAAATTTTTTCGTTATATGAAATAG
- the hflK gene encoding FtsH protease activity modulator HflK — MAWNKPSDDKNEKDPWDEDDKKVKNNSKKHGERTRSFLEIIKFLNFLKNKKKIFFSSFKSFKYANNPITIIIVSTMIFLFSSGFYMIKESECGVVTCFGKFSYLASPGLNWKPILGYRVIPVDTETIKELVISDNFFTSDNNIIHSKVNIKYRISDPRKYLFSVDNPDSNVSSIALSVLNTVISNFSIEDILKEKDSLLCHFVQNKIKKEIMRYDMGIVILSVDFLKCDLPEEIQSSFEDVIRSQKDRDNCIKNAKTYVNNVQFNTHRKIQKILAKAQEYKLRIILEAQGEIIRFSKILPLYKQSKEITVRYLYINYIEKILSRINKLFIDSNNNKILSFSLNDLFIKKNNLISIPSRVNKNYNAKTDKVLLHDIKIKNRIKDSKFSARILDNIINQRELNSIRKNDLRIGQNRK; from the coding sequence ATGGCCTGGAATAAGCCATCTGATGATAAAAATGAGAAAGATCCTTGGGATGAAGATGATAAAAAAGTTAAGAATAATAGTAAAAAACATGGAGAGAGGACACGTTCTTTTTTAGAAATAATAAAATTTTTAAATTTTTTAAAAAATAAAAAAAAAATATTTTTTAGTAGTTTTAAATCATTCAAGTATGCTAATAATCCTATAACAATTATTATAGTTTCTACTATGATTTTTTTATTTAGTAGTGGTTTCTATATGATTAAAGAATCAGAATGTGGAGTAGTGACTTGTTTTGGAAAATTTAGTTATTTAGCTAGCCCTGGATTAAATTGGAAACCTATTTTAGGTTATCGTGTAATTCCTGTTGATACAGAAACAATTAAAGAATTAGTTATTTCTGATAATTTTTTTACTTCCGATAATAATATTATTCATTCAAAAGTAAATATTAAATATCGTATTTCTGATCCTAGAAAATATTTATTTTCAGTAGATAATCCTGATAGCAATGTATCCTCAATAGCCTTAAGTGTTTTAAATACTGTAATAAGTAATTTTAGTATAGAAGATATTTTAAAAGAAAAAGATTCTTTACTTTGTCATTTTGTTCAGAATAAAATTAAAAAAGAAATTATGAGATATGATATGGGAATAGTTATTTTATCTGTTGATTTTCTAAAATGTGATCTTCCTGAAGAAATTCAATCATCTTTTGAAGATGTTATACGTTCACAAAAGGATAGAGATAATTGTATAAAAAATGCAAAAACATATGTCAACAATGTGCAATTTAACACTCATAGAAAAATTCAAAAAATTTTAGCAAAAGCTCAGGAATATAAATTACGTATAATATTAGAAGCTCAAGGTGAGATTATTAGATTTTCTAAAATTTTACCATTGTATAAACAATCTAAAGAAATTACTGTGAGATATTTATATATTAATTATATAGAAAAAATATTAAGTCGTATTAATAAATTATTTATAGATAGTAATAATAATAAAATTTTATCTTTTTCATTAAACGATTTATTTATTAAAAAAAATAATTTAATATCAATACCTTCTAGAGTTAATAAAAATTATAATGCTAAAACAGATAAGGTTTTGTTGCATGATATAAAAATTAAAAATCGCATAAAAGATTCTAAATTTTCTGCCCGTATATTAGATAATATTATTAATCAGCGTGAATTGAATTCTATTAGAAAAAATGATTTGAGAATAGGACAAAATAGAAAATGA
- the miaA gene encoding tRNA (adenosine(37)-N6)-dimethylallyltransferase MiaA yields the protein MGPTCCGKSLLSMRLKEILPVELISVDSALIYRDMNIGTAKPSDFELLKYTHFLVNIKDPSEFYSVGEFYSDVIKIIKYIHSINRIPLLVGGTMFYFKVLVNGLSILPSSNNKIRTYLLMLLKKKSSSFLFNKLKFIDPISSKRIHPNDIQRILRALEVFFISGKTLTQLTKFKKKFFPYNIIKFALIPENKVVLFNNIQVRFRKMLSFGFEDEVKNLFDRRNLNKNLPSIRCIGYRQMWDYFDNILSYDEMICEVIRATKRLAKSQLTWLKSWSDLNILYSNEELPVLISKVVDVVNMSIFRNKCNINR from the coding sequence ATGGGTCCTACATGTTGTGGTAAAAGTTTGTTGTCTATGCGTTTGAAAGAAATTTTACCAGTAGAATTAATAAGTGTAGATTCAGCATTAATTTATCGTGACATGAATATTGGAACAGCAAAACCTTCTGATTTTGAATTATTAAAATACACTCATTTTTTGGTAAATATTAAAGATCCATCTGAATTTTATTCAGTTGGTGAATTTTATAGTGATGTTATTAAAATAATTAAGTATATTCATTCAATAAATAGAATTCCTTTGTTAGTTGGAGGAACAATGTTTTATTTTAAAGTTTTAGTGAATGGTTTGTCTATTTTACCATCTTCGAATAATAAGATTAGGACTTATTTATTAATGTTATTAAAAAAAAAGTCTAGTAGTTTTTTATTTAATAAATTAAAATTTATTGATCCTATTTCTTCAAAAAGAATTCATCCTAATGATATTCAAAGAATATTACGAGCATTAGAAGTATTTTTTATTTCAGGAAAAACTTTAACTCAGTTAACTAAATTTAAAAAAAAATTTTTTCCATATAATATTATTAAATTTGCACTAATACCAGAAAACAAGGTTGTTTTATTTAATAATATTCAAGTTCGATTTAGAAAAATGTTATCTTTTGGTTTTGAAGATGAAGTAAAGAATTTGTTTGATCGAAGAAATTTAAATAAAAATTTACCTTCTATAAGGTGTATTGGTTATCGTCAAATGTGGGACTATTTTGATAATATTTTAAGTTATGATGAAATGATATGTGAAGTTATAAGAGCTACAAAAAGATTAGCTAAATCTCAATTGACTTGGTTAAAAAGTTGGAGTGATTTGAATATTTTATACAGTAATGAAGAGTTACCAGTTTTAATTTCTAAAGTAGTTGATGTCGTAAATATGAGTATTTTTAGAAATAAATGTAATATTAATAGATAG